The following coding sequences are from one Candoia aspera isolate rCanAsp1 chromosome 13, rCanAsp1.hap2, whole genome shotgun sequence window:
- the LOC134504888 gene encoding small nuclear ribonucleoprotein-associated protein B'-like produces the protein MARCPLCSPPRGLRSGAAEGRFAGGAGGAGLARSSRAWRGPPSRGACVRRGASPAAGRRGFQSRRRCFCRAAERGGGGVLAHIPSARPLENGAPPRAARKAGEPKRPPSRAEAPPAKRSSPSERRRKRVGEAVPCPPHKLPMGFGTPLWRGRGGSEKRPPAIRSL, from the coding sequence ATGGCTCGCTGCCCGCTTTGCTCCCCTCCGCGCGGTCTTCGTTCCGGCGCAGCGGAAGGCCGCTTCGCTGGCGGGGCGGGTGGCGCCGGGCTCGCTCGGAGCTCCAGGGCGTGGCGGGGTCCGCCGTCCCGCGGGGCCTGCGTGCGGCGGGGCGCTTCTCCGGCTGCTGGTCGGAGGGGCTTCCAGTCACGGCGGCGCTGCTTTTGCAGAGCGGCGGAAAGGGGAGGCGGGGGCGTCCTTGCCCACATCCCTTCCGCCCGACCCCTGGAAAATGGAGCGCCGCCGAGGGCTGCCCGGAAAGCAGGTGAACCGAAGCGCCCTCCTTCCCGAGCCGAGGCGCCGCCAGCTAAGCGGAGCAGCCCCTCGGAACGCCGCCGGAAGCGGGTCGGGGAGGCCGTGCCGTGCCCCCCCCACAAGCTCCCCATGGGCTTCGGGACGCCCCTCTGGCGTGGCCGCGGTGGCTCAGAGAAGCGACCCCCCGCGATCCGGTCGCTTTGA